The Longimicrobium sp. genome window below encodes:
- a CDS encoding HlyD family efflux transporter periplasmic adaptor subunit, whose amino-acid sequence MAVPFSRTTRALRADGARRSIALQVAGVLLLAAWAAWLAAARLTLYETSAGARVEAGRAVHPVDAAAGGRVVAAPGLRLGAAVRAGEVLVVLDAGAERIELERERARLASLAAQRSALVARLGDEGGALARSREALAAAAREGAARVRDAEVGERLARSEEQRAAALHAAGTLADAELQRARAAGDRAASAVDAARSTAALEEARGRQAVAEAEARLNALRGEIAAAEAEAARLRAAERRWTLEVERKTIRAPVDGRLARVEPLRPGGVLAAGARVAEVVPDGRLRIVAELPVRATGRVRAGQTARLRLAGFEPTRYGSVLARVARVGTEPRGGRVRVECEVVDAPPAIPLQHGLAGTLEIAVARVTPAALFAGRVARALRGEEEAR is encoded by the coding sequence GCACGACGCGGGCGCTGCGCGCGGATGGGGCGCGGCGCTCCATCGCGCTTCAAGTAGCCGGCGTGCTGCTGCTGGCGGCGTGGGCCGCGTGGCTGGCGGCGGCGCGGCTCACGCTCTACGAGACCTCGGCGGGGGCGCGGGTGGAGGCCGGGCGCGCGGTGCACCCGGTGGACGCGGCGGCCGGCGGACGCGTGGTGGCCGCGCCGGGGCTCAGGCTGGGCGCGGCGGTGCGCGCGGGCGAGGTGCTGGTGGTGCTGGACGCCGGCGCGGAGCGGATCGAGCTGGAGCGCGAGCGCGCCCGCCTGGCCTCGCTCGCGGCGCAGCGCTCGGCGCTCGTGGCGCGGCTGGGCGACGAGGGCGGCGCGCTCGCCCGCTCCCGCGAGGCGCTCGCCGCCGCGGCGCGCGAGGGGGCGGCGCGGGTGCGCGACGCGGAGGTCGGCGAGCGGCTGGCCAGGAGCGAGGAGCAGCGCGCGGCCGCCCTGCACGCCGCGGGCACCCTCGCCGACGCGGAGCTGCAGCGCGCGCGGGCGGCGGGCGACCGGGCCGCCTCCGCCGTCGACGCGGCGCGCTCCACGGCGGCGCTGGAGGAGGCGCGCGGGCGGCAGGCGGTGGCCGAGGCCGAGGCGCGGCTGAACGCGCTCCGCGGCGAGATCGCCGCGGCCGAGGCCGAGGCCGCGCGGCTGCGGGCGGCGGAGCGGCGGTGGACGCTGGAGGTGGAGCGGAAGACGATCCGCGCGCCCGTGGACGGGCGGCTCGCGCGCGTCGAGCCCCTGCGCCCCGGCGGCGTGCTGGCGGCGGGCGCGCGCGTGGCGGAGGTGGTGCCGGACGGGCGGCTGCGCATCGTGGCGGAGCTGCCGGTGCGCGCGACGGGGCGGGTGCGCGCGGGGCAGACAGCGCGGCTCAGGCTGGCCGGCTTCGAGCCCACGCGCTACGGGAGCGTCCTCGCCCGCGTGGCGCGGGTGGGGACGGAGCCGCGCGGCGGCCGGGTGCGCGTGGAGTGCGAGGTGGTCGACGCGCCTCCGGCCATCCCCCTCCAGCACGGGCTGGCGGGGACGCTGGAGATCGCGGTGGCGCGGGTGACGCCGGCGGCGCTCTTCGCGGGCAGGGTCGCCCGGGCGCTGCGCGGGGAGGAGGAGGCGCGGTGA
- a CDS encoding ABC transporter ATP-binding protein, with protein MSAAARLAWEPAALAEALPLLLRGAGLAADAPATLPPPPAAGASAHEVERWLSAAVEPLGLEAEPVDSAYAEVEGMLAGCAPALLHVPSGEGERYLAVARGGQREVRVLAPTRRVEALPVAELRAAVCGPIERPLAEGVDRVLARAGVPARRRERARAALLAERLGARRVGGCWLLRPRPGAPLARQAAEGGLGGLLARLVAAHAAEYALWLAAWALIGAGALSGRIDRGWLAGWVLVLAAAVPLRALSTWWQGLLSARAGVLLKRRLLDGALRLRPDEIRHQGAGQLLGRVVESEAVEALALSGGFAAVLGAIELAAALFVLAAGAGGWPHALLLLAWLGVVGALAWRYHRVRRRWTGARLEMTHDLVERMVGYRTRLAQEEPERWHDAEEEQLDRYLDRSARMDGAAARLSSLAGRGWLAVGLLGLAPAFARGGGGAAEIAVALGGVLLAWQSLARLAPALAQLPDAAIAWERVGELFRAAARTEPVGAWEARAMPGASSSHEDEAAPVLEAAGLGFRHGGRGAPVFEEVAVRVVRGDRVLLEGPSGAGKSTLASLLAGLREPEAGSLLLGGLDRWTVGAAEWRRRVAAAPQFHENHVLTETFAFNLLMGRGWPPSPDDLEAAEELCRALGLGELLDRMPAGLMQMVGDGGWQLSHGEKSRLFLARALLQGGDVVVLDESFAALDPGNLARCLRVAVERAPSLLVIAHP; from the coding sequence GTGAGCGCCGCCGCGCGTCTGGCCTGGGAGCCCGCCGCGCTCGCCGAGGCGCTGCCGCTCCTCCTGCGCGGCGCCGGGCTCGCCGCGGACGCGCCCGCCACGCTCCCCCCGCCGCCCGCAGCCGGCGCCTCCGCGCACGAGGTGGAGCGCTGGCTCTCCGCCGCCGTCGAGCCGCTGGGGCTGGAGGCGGAGCCGGTGGACAGCGCCTACGCCGAGGTGGAGGGGATGCTCGCCGGCTGCGCGCCCGCCCTCCTGCACGTCCCGTCGGGGGAGGGGGAGCGCTACCTCGCCGTCGCCCGCGGCGGGCAGCGGGAGGTGCGCGTGCTCGCCCCCACGCGGCGCGTCGAAGCGCTCCCCGTCGCGGAGCTGCGGGCGGCGGTGTGCGGGCCGATCGAGCGGCCGCTGGCGGAGGGAGTCGACCGGGTGCTGGCGCGCGCGGGCGTCCCCGCGCGGCGGCGGGAGCGGGCGCGGGCGGCGCTGCTGGCGGAGCGGCTGGGCGCGCGGCGGGTGGGCGGCTGCTGGCTGCTGCGCCCGCGGCCCGGCGCTCCGCTGGCGCGGCAGGCGGCGGAGGGCGGGCTCGGAGGGCTGCTGGCGCGGCTGGTGGCGGCGCACGCGGCGGAGTACGCGCTCTGGCTCGCCGCCTGGGCGCTGATCGGCGCGGGGGCGCTGTCGGGGCGCATCGACCGCGGCTGGCTGGCCGGGTGGGTGCTGGTGCTGGCGGCGGCGGTGCCGCTGCGGGCGCTCTCCACCTGGTGGCAGGGGCTCCTGTCGGCGCGCGCGGGCGTGCTGTTGAAGCGGCGCCTGCTGGACGGCGCGCTCCGGCTGCGGCCGGACGAGATCCGCCACCAGGGCGCGGGCCAGCTCCTGGGGCGCGTGGTGGAGTCGGAGGCGGTGGAGGCGCTGGCGCTCTCCGGCGGCTTCGCGGCGGTGCTGGGCGCCATCGAGCTGGCGGCGGCGCTCTTCGTCCTGGCGGCGGGCGCGGGCGGGTGGCCGCACGCGCTGCTGCTCCTGGCCTGGCTGGGCGTGGTGGGCGCGCTGGCGTGGCGCTACCACCGCGTGCGCAGGCGGTGGACGGGGGCGCGGCTGGAGATGACGCACGACCTGGTGGAGCGGATGGTGGGCTACCGCACCCGGCTGGCGCAGGAGGAGCCGGAGCGCTGGCACGATGCCGAGGAGGAGCAGCTCGACCGCTACCTGGACCGCTCGGCGCGGATGGACGGCGCCGCCGCGCGGCTCTCCTCGCTCGCCGGGCGCGGGTGGCTGGCGGTGGGGCTGCTGGGGCTGGCGCCGGCGTTCGCGCGCGGGGGCGGCGGCGCGGCGGAGATCGCGGTGGCGCTCGGCGGCGTGCTGCTGGCCTGGCAGTCGCTCGCCCGCCTGGCCCCGGCGCTGGCGCAGCTCCCCGATGCGGCCATCGCCTGGGAGCGCGTGGGCGAGCTGTTCCGCGCCGCCGCGCGCACGGAGCCGGTGGGCGCCTGGGAGGCGCGGGCCATGCCCGGCGCATCGTCGTCTCACGAAGACGAGGCGGCGCCGGTGCTGGAGGCGGCGGGGCTCGGCTTCCGGCACGGCGGGCGGGGGGCGCCGGTGTTCGAGGAGGTGGCGGTGCGCGTCGTGCGCGGGGACCGCGTGCTGCTGGAGGGCCCGTCGGGCGCCGGGAAGTCGACGCTGGCCTCGCTGCTCGCCGGGCTGCGCGAGCCGGAAGCGGGGTCGCTGCTGCTGGGCGGGCTCGACCGCTGGACGGTGGGCGCGGCCGAGTGGCGCCGCCGGGTGGCCGCCGCGCCGCAGTTCCACGAGAACCACGTCCTCACCGAGACCTTCGCCTTCAACCTGCTGATGGGCCGCGGCTGGCCGCCCTCGCCCGACGACCTGGAGGCGGCGGAGGAGCTCTGCCGCGCGCTGGGCCTGGGCGAGCTGCTGGACCGCATGCCCGCGGGGCTCATGCAGATGGTGGGCGACGGCGGATGGCAGCTCTCGCACGGGGAGAAGAGCCGCCTCTTCCTGGCCCGCGCGCTCCTGCAGGGCGGCGACGTGGTGGTGCTCGACGAGAGCTTCGCCGCGCTCGACCCCGGGAACCTCGCCCGCTGCCTGCGCGTGGCCGTCGAGCGCGCGCCGTCGCTGCTGGTCATCGCCCACCCGTAA
- a CDS encoding serine hydrolase domain-containing protein: MTAGPLAPLLLAPVLVLGAVRPAPAQAPADPDSLVGLWASETHFGPALRGELTLRRQGGRWHASLAGAEHDFPARPGEIRFSLPGGRGGFRGRLAEDGRTISGFWLQPSGETEERRNPGGSGQPFATPLVLNRAGPDAWRGMVVPLDDRFTLYLKVFRQGEGLVGAFRNPELNSNGGASQFQVTQGRDSVRFVVRYEGGEISHAAAFLRSPDRLRIAWPDLGRTLELTRRTPAEAAAFFPRPPEEPPYVYRRPPATEDGWETAPAGEVGLDEAALARLVQRIAASDPAARPPVLIHSLLVARRGRLVLEEYFFGHGRETPHDVRSAGKTFASVLLGAATMRGARISPETRVYDLFRPRGPFANPDPRKDRITLAHLLTHTAGLACDDNDPDSPGNEGTLWSQEGQPDWWRYTLDLPLAHDPGWRYAYCSANINLAGGALAVATGTWLPELFDREVARPLQFGRYHWNLAPNGEGYLGGGAFLRPRDLLKVGQAYLDGGVWRGRRIVDAAWIRRSTTPRVEINEETTGLSAESFGNFYGHGQDALAWHANPLSYRGRRYFAYAATGNGGQILLVVPELDLAVVFTGGNYRQGGVWGRWGPDIVGGEIIPAIRD, from the coding sequence ATGACGGCAGGCCCGCTCGCCCCGCTTCTCCTGGCGCCCGTGCTCGTGCTGGGCGCCGTCCGCCCCGCGCCCGCGCAGGCTCCGGCCGATCCGGACTCCCTGGTCGGGCTGTGGGCGAGCGAGACGCACTTCGGCCCCGCGCTCCGCGGCGAGCTCACCCTCCGCCGGCAGGGCGGCCGCTGGCACGCCTCCCTCGCCGGGGCCGAGCACGACTTCCCGGCCCGGCCCGGTGAGATCCGCTTCTCCCTGCCGGGCGGCCGCGGCGGCTTCCGCGGCAGGCTCGCGGAGGATGGGCGCACCATCTCCGGCTTCTGGCTGCAGCCGTCGGGCGAGACCGAGGAGCGGCGGAACCCGGGCGGCTCGGGACAGCCGTTCGCGACCCCGCTGGTGCTGAACCGCGCCGGCCCGGACGCCTGGCGCGGCATGGTGGTGCCGCTCGACGACCGCTTCACCCTCTACCTGAAGGTCTTCCGGCAGGGGGAGGGGCTGGTGGGCGCCTTCCGCAACCCGGAGCTCAACTCGAACGGCGGCGCCTCGCAGTTCCAGGTGACGCAGGGCCGCGACTCCGTCCGCTTCGTCGTACGCTACGAGGGCGGCGAGATCAGCCACGCGGCGGCCTTCCTCCGCTCGCCGGACCGGCTGCGCATCGCCTGGCCCGACCTCGGCCGCACCCTCGAGCTCACGCGGCGCACGCCCGCCGAGGCCGCCGCGTTCTTCCCGCGACCGCCGGAGGAACCTCCCTACGTCTACCGCCGTCCGCCGGCCACGGAGGACGGCTGGGAGACGGCGCCGGCCGGCGAGGTGGGCCTCGACGAGGCGGCGCTCGCCCGGCTGGTGCAGCGGATCGCCGCTTCCGACCCCGCCGCCCGCCCCCCGGTGCTGATCCACTCGCTCCTGGTGGCCCGCCGCGGCAGGCTGGTGCTGGAGGAGTACTTCTTCGGCCACGGCCGCGAGACGCCGCACGACGTGAGGTCCGCCGGGAAGACCTTCGCCTCGGTCCTGCTCGGGGCCGCGACGATGCGCGGCGCCCGCATCTCGCCCGAGACGCGCGTCTACGACCTCTTCCGCCCGCGGGGCCCCTTCGCGAACCCGGACCCGCGCAAGGACCGGATCACCCTCGCCCACCTGCTGACGCACACGGCGGGGCTCGCCTGCGACGACAACGATCCCGACTCGCCGGGGAACGAAGGGACGCTGTGGAGCCAGGAGGGGCAGCCGGACTGGTGGAGGTACACGCTGGACCTGCCGCTGGCGCACGACCCCGGGTGGCGCTACGCGTACTGCTCGGCCAACATCAACCTGGCGGGCGGGGCGCTCGCCGTGGCGACCGGCACCTGGCTTCCCGAGCTGTTCGACCGGGAGGTGGCGCGGCCGCTCCAGTTCGGCCGCTACCACTGGAACCTGGCGCCGAACGGCGAGGGCTACCTCGGCGGCGGCGCCTTCCTGCGGCCGCGCGACCTGCTCAAGGTGGGACAGGCGTATCTCGACGGCGGCGTCTGGCGCGGGCGGCGGATCGTGGACGCCGCGTGGATCCGGCGCTCGACCACGCCACGGGTGGAGATCAACGAAGAGACCACCGGGCTCAGCGCCGAGAGCTTCGGCAACTTCTACGGGCACGGCCAGGACGCGCTCGCCTGGCACGCCAACCCGCTTTCGTATCGCGGCCGCCGCTACTTCGCCTACGCGGCGACCGGCAACGGCGGCCAGATCCTTCTCGTGGTCCCCGAGCTCGACCTCGCCGTGGTGTTCACCGGCGGCAACTACCGGCAGGGCGGAGTGTGGGGCCGCTGGGGGCCGGACATCGTGGGCGGGGAGATCATCCCGGCCATCCGGGACTGA
- a CDS encoding serine hydrolase, with protein sequence MRIMISRARFYAAAAALLAACAAPAAELRAQAGDPASDLVGLWKAKRRFGPDARGPLIVERTGAGYTADMMGFTVPVRVNDGELSFELPNREGAFRGRPRAGGAIRGFWFPGAIGGGSLGAATPVTLLPKGRNRWSGQVVPLDDEQTFYLLVSRRPDGSLAALLRNIERDYGALLGVRGLVRTGNAIELVGRRGAQTRDTVLVAGSFDSARQVITLDFPYRGGSYDFRRDDDDQSAFYPRGRRPARYVYRVPPALDDGWATASVDEVGIDRAAVERLVQQLADMSMDSINAPQVHSLLIARGGRLVLEEYFHGEHRGKLHNERSGSKSVTATIVGAAMLAGAPLRLSTPVYQAMNGGAFPPGLEPRKRAMTLEHLLTMSSGYFCDDNDEAAPGREDGMWQQTEEPDFYAFTLKLPMATAPGEKAVYCSINPNLALGVAGRAAGESPFYLFDRLVAAPLDIGHYAWTLDRARNPYGGGGMAFFTRDFMKFGQLMLDGGTWRGRRILGREFVARATSPLYRIGERGYGLAWWREEKPYRNGTVQGFAALGAGGQIVMVFPELELVVATNGGSYSSRGWRYLGGELIPNILPAVRASR encoded by the coding sequence ATGAGGATCATGATCTCGCGCGCACGATTCTACGCGGCCGCGGCCGCGCTCCTCGCGGCCTGCGCGGCGCCGGCCGCGGAGCTGCGGGCGCAGGCCGGCGACCCGGCGTCCGACCTGGTCGGCCTGTGGAAGGCGAAGCGGCGCTTCGGTCCCGATGCCCGGGGCCCGCTGATCGTGGAGCGCACCGGCGCGGGCTACACCGCCGACATGATGGGGTTCACCGTTCCCGTGCGCGTGAACGACGGCGAGCTGTCGTTCGAGCTGCCGAACCGGGAGGGAGCCTTCCGCGGCAGGCCGCGGGCCGGAGGTGCGATCCGCGGCTTCTGGTTCCCGGGCGCGATCGGAGGGGGGTCGCTGGGCGCCGCCACGCCCGTGACGTTGCTGCCGAAAGGACGGAACCGGTGGTCCGGGCAGGTGGTGCCGCTGGACGACGAGCAGACCTTCTACCTCCTGGTGAGCAGGCGGCCGGACGGCTCGCTGGCCGCGCTGCTGCGCAACATCGAGCGCGACTACGGCGCGCTGCTCGGCGTCAGGGGCCTGGTCCGTACCGGAAACGCGATCGAGCTCGTCGGGAGACGCGGCGCGCAGACCCGTGACACCGTGCTGGTCGCCGGGTCGTTCGACTCCGCGCGGCAGGTGATCACGCTCGACTTCCCCTACCGCGGCGGGAGCTACGACTTCCGCCGCGACGACGACGACCAGAGCGCCTTCTATCCGCGCGGCAGGCGCCCGGCCCGCTACGTCTACCGCGTGCCGCCCGCCCTGGACGACGGCTGGGCGACCGCGAGCGTGGACGAAGTCGGGATCGACCGCGCGGCCGTCGAGCGCCTGGTCCAGCAGCTCGCCGACATGTCGATGGATTCGATCAACGCGCCGCAGGTCCACAGCCTGCTGATCGCGCGCGGCGGCAGGCTGGTGCTCGAGGAGTACTTCCACGGCGAGCACCGCGGCAAGCTGCACAACGAGCGCTCGGGCTCGAAGAGCGTGACCGCCACCATCGTCGGCGCGGCGATGCTCGCGGGCGCGCCGCTCCGGCTGTCCACGCCCGTCTACCAGGCCATGAACGGCGGTGCGTTCCCGCCCGGCCTGGAGCCGCGCAAGCGCGCGATGACGCTCGAGCACCTGCTGACGATGTCGTCCGGCTACTTCTGCGACGACAACGACGAGGCCGCTCCGGGCAGGGAAGACGGCATGTGGCAGCAGACGGAGGAGCCCGACTTCTACGCGTTCACGCTGAAGCTGCCGATGGCCACGGCGCCCGGCGAGAAGGCCGTTTACTGCAGCATCAATCCCAACCTGGCGCTGGGCGTCGCGGGCCGCGCGGCGGGGGAGTCGCCGTTCTACCTGTTCGACCGCCTGGTCGCGGCCCCGCTGGACATCGGCCATTACGCCTGGACGCTGGACCGCGCCCGCAACCCCTACGGCGGCGGCGGCATGGCCTTCTTCACGCGCGATTTCATGAAGTTCGGACAGCTCATGCTCGACGGCGGCACCTGGCGCGGCCGCAGGATTCTCGGCCGCGAGTTCGTCGCCCGCGCGACTTCGCCCCTGTACCGGATCGGCGAGCGCGGGTACGGGCTCGCCTGGTGGCGTGAAGAGAAGCCTTATCGGAACGGCACGGTGCAGGGGTTCGCCGCGCTCGGCGCCGGCGGCCAGATCGTCATGGTGTTCCCGGAGCTCGAGCTGGTGGTCGCGACCAACGGCGGAAGCTACTCCAGCCGCGGCTGGCGCTACCTCGGGGGCGAGCTCATTCCCAACATCCTGCCGGCCGTGCGGGCATCGCGTTGA
- a CDS encoding ATP-binding cassette domain-containing protein — protein MRLPSVDRPRRLLAPEVIQSSALDCGPAALAALAAGFGIPAGYGRLREACQTDVDGTSIDSVEVVARQLGIDAEQVMLPADHLLLPEANALPAIVVVRNPGGTTHFVVAWRAHGRVVQVMDPAVGRRFHSRAKFVSDLYIHALPVPAAAWKEWARGDECTAALRARLARLGLRREAESLLAEAAGGPCWRGMATLDAAVRLTASLAAGGALARGAQAGRALRTLVDDALALPEGEETEVVPAAYWMVRPHPPGQDGEERLLLRGAVLVRARRLVDREKAAASGAELPEPSREVRAALEEPRTSPGRRLLGFLREDGALAPAVLAAALAASALGVVLEALVFRGLLDAGRELGTPLARGAVFAAAVFLSLVLLLLDWSGAQGLRRAGRHLEARLRVAFLAKLPRLGDRYFHSRLTSDMAERGHAVHALRSLPDLAGRIVRTACELALTTGAIVWLDPRSAVPALIGVLIALAVPFALHGFVAERDLRVRSHLGALSRFYLDALLGLTPVRAHGAERAVRREHEMLVTEWARASLGLFRALAAAGAVTAAAGFGAAAWIVLAHAAREGASAELLLLAYWALSIPVLGQALGLLARQYPMYRNVAHRLFEPIDAPEEKCVSAEVRECVSAKVRECESAKVGDGDAPRPTVPLRTHALTHSRTGVEVEMRGVRVEAAGTIILHDVDLTIPAGSHVAIVGASGAGKSSLVGLLLGWHRPARGVVIVDGEELDAETLARLRAETAWVDPAVRLWNRPLAENLRYGAPAGSLHRVGAAVDAADLRGVVQRLPAGLQTPLGEGGGLVSGGEGQRVRFARALLRRDARLAILDEPFRGLDRERRRALLARARRAWRGATLLCVTHDVGETARFDRVLVMEDGRVVEDGAPADLAALPCSRYRGLLDADAEVRERLWSAARWRRLVLADGTLREEDR, from the coding sequence GTGAGGCTGCCGTCGGTTGACCGCCCGCGCCGGCTGCTGGCGCCGGAGGTGATCCAGAGCTCGGCGCTGGACTGCGGGCCGGCGGCGCTGGCCGCGCTGGCGGCGGGCTTCGGCATCCCCGCCGGCTACGGCCGCCTGCGCGAGGCCTGCCAGACGGACGTCGACGGTACGTCGATCGACTCGGTCGAAGTCGTGGCCCGCCAGCTCGGGATCGACGCGGAGCAGGTGATGCTCCCGGCCGACCACCTCCTCCTCCCCGAGGCGAACGCGCTCCCCGCCATCGTCGTCGTCCGCAACCCCGGGGGGACCACGCACTTCGTCGTCGCCTGGCGGGCGCACGGGCGGGTGGTGCAGGTGATGGACCCCGCGGTGGGCCGGCGCTTCCACTCCCGCGCGAAGTTCGTCTCCGACCTCTACATCCACGCGCTCCCCGTCCCCGCCGCCGCCTGGAAGGAGTGGGCGCGCGGCGACGAGTGCACCGCCGCGCTCCGGGCCCGCCTGGCGCGCCTGGGGTTGCGGCGCGAGGCGGAGTCGCTCCTCGCCGAGGCCGCCGGCGGTCCGTGCTGGCGCGGGATGGCGACGCTGGACGCGGCGGTGCGGCTCACGGCGTCGCTCGCGGCGGGGGGCGCGCTCGCACGGGGGGCGCAGGCGGGGCGGGCGCTGCGCACGCTGGTGGACGACGCGCTGGCGCTACCGGAGGGGGAGGAGACGGAGGTCGTCCCCGCCGCCTACTGGATGGTGCGCCCCCACCCGCCGGGTCAGGACGGCGAGGAGCGGCTGCTGCTGCGCGGCGCCGTGCTCGTCCGCGCCAGGAGGCTCGTCGACCGGGAGAAGGCGGCCGCCTCGGGCGCCGAGCTGCCGGAGCCGTCGCGCGAGGTGCGGGCGGCGCTCGAGGAGCCGCGGACCAGCCCGGGACGGCGGCTCCTCGGCTTCCTGCGCGAGGACGGCGCGCTCGCCCCGGCGGTGCTCGCCGCGGCGCTGGCGGCGTCCGCGCTCGGCGTCGTGCTGGAGGCGCTCGTCTTCCGCGGGCTGCTGGACGCCGGGCGCGAGCTGGGGACGCCGCTGGCGCGCGGGGCGGTGTTCGCGGCGGCGGTCTTCCTCTCCCTCGTCCTCCTGCTGCTGGACTGGAGCGGCGCCCAGGGGCTCCGGCGCGCGGGGCGGCACCTGGAGGCGCGGCTGCGGGTGGCGTTCCTGGCGAAGCTGCCGCGCCTGGGCGACCGCTACTTCCACAGCCGCCTCACCAGCGACATGGCCGAGCGCGGGCACGCCGTCCACGCCCTCCGCTCGCTCCCCGACCTGGCCGGGCGCATCGTCCGCACGGCGTGCGAGCTGGCGCTCACCACGGGGGCGATCGTCTGGCTGGACCCGCGCAGCGCCGTCCCCGCTCTCATTGGTGTCCTCATCGCGCTCGCCGTCCCCTTCGCGCTGCACGGCTTCGTGGCCGAGCGCGACCTGCGCGTGCGCAGCCACCTGGGGGCGCTCAGCCGCTTCTACCTGGACGCGCTGCTGGGGCTCACGCCGGTGCGGGCGCACGGCGCCGAGCGCGCCGTCCGCCGCGAGCACGAGATGCTGGTGACGGAGTGGGCGCGCGCCAGCCTGGGCCTCTTCCGCGCGCTGGCCGCCGCGGGGGCCGTCACCGCGGCGGCGGGCTTCGGCGCGGCGGCGTGGATCGTCCTGGCGCACGCGGCGCGCGAGGGGGCCTCGGCGGAGCTGCTCCTGCTGGCGTACTGGGCGCTCTCCATCCCCGTCCTGGGCCAGGCGCTGGGCCTGCTGGCGCGCCAGTACCCGATGTACCGCAACGTCGCGCACCGGCTGTTCGAGCCGATCGATGCTCCTGAGGAGAAGTGCGTGAGTGCGGAAGTGCGTGAGTGCGTTAGTGCGAAAGTGCGAGAGTGCGAAAGTGCGAAAGTGGGGGATGGCGATGCGCCTCGGCCCACCGTGCCGTTGCGCACTCACGCACTCACGCACTCACGCACTGGGGTTGAAGTTGAAATGCGCGGGGTGCGGGTCGAGGCGGCGGGGACCATCATCCTGCACGACGTCGATCTCACGATCCCGGCGGGGAGCCACGTGGCCATTGTCGGGGCGAGCGGGGCGGGGAAGTCGAGCCTGGTGGGGCTGCTGCTCGGGTGGCACCGGCCGGCGCGCGGCGTCGTCATCGTCGACGGCGAGGAGCTCGACGCGGAGACGCTGGCGCGGCTCAGGGCGGAGACGGCGTGGGTGGACCCGGCGGTGCGGCTCTGGAACCGGCCGCTGGCGGAGAACCTCCGCTACGGCGCGCCGGCGGGGTCGCTGCACCGCGTGGGCGCCGCCGTGGACGCGGCGGACCTGCGCGGCGTGGTCCAGCGCCTCCCGGCCGGGCTGCAGACGCCGCTCGGCGAGGGCGGCGGGCTCGTCTCCGGCGGCGAGGGGCAGCGGGTGCGCTTCGCCCGCGCGCTGCTGCGCCGGGACGCCCGCCTGGCGATCCTGGACGAGCCGTTCCGCGGGCTGGACCGCGAGCGGCGGCGCGCGCTGCTGGCCCGGGCGCGCCGGGCCTGGCGCGGCGCCACCCTCCTCTGCGTCACCCACGACGTGGGCGAGACGGCGCGCTTCGACCGCGTGCTGGTGATGGAGGACGGGCGGGTGGTGGAGGACGGCGCCCCCGCCGACCTGGCCGCGCTCCCCTGCTCGCGCTACCGCGGGCTGCTCGACGCCGACGCCGAGGTGCGCGAACGGCTCTGGTCCGCCGCGCGCTGGCGCCGCCTGGTGCTGGCGGACGGCACGCTGCGCGAGGAGGACCGGTGA